In Duganella zoogloeoides, a single genomic region encodes these proteins:
- a CDS encoding EAL domain-containing protein, with translation MDHQSGNNPWRLLCANLALLAAYVIAGRLGLLLALPPAYASPIFLPAGIALAACAVGGARLLPAVALGALAVNLLVLLVNHIPLTPALLGCAVATTIGATFQAWAGSTVFRHCIDPAIGSGRDVARFVMLAVGVTFVSSTVALAGHVLAGQLQDDTIVGDWLAWWMGDSIGILLAAPLTWIAIGRPRALWSRRRLLVGLPLLLSTAAFIGIYLQADRWENNQQMQTFRLKAQQTGDLLQAQFSEHERFVFAMAKALDDPRRTLHAEEFSNLAHGYLDQRPELLSMSWLVPLAGSERAGFEAWARQHIDPGFEIREPTLTGFPRRAGTREKYFVATYIEPADARAYLGLDFLSEDQRRTTLELAIQSGQPTAGPPLQFVRNLPGAGLVLLQTVYPASDQRNATGALLLTMQFDTLLEQALRRSEFEHFLVRFIDVGDTSSSRILRDTLPAGAGGSGGNDYRRQLSFGGRTYELTLAPTPAYQMLQRGWQSWTVLTGGLLLTGLLGVLMLLISGERARIQAQVTDSTARLREREARLQAILNKAADAILTVDGDGWLKSANSAAGRLFGYSPEQMMRLRLERLVPVGVGEAEGLDAAGMLRMIAGGSTHEYELTGWRSDGSEFPLAISVSEVELPDEHLFVAILHDLTAQHQAQERIHRLAHSDALTGLDNRLSLNLRLDQLLSQTRRGQGTAAVLFLDLDHFKKINDTHGHAVGDQLLVAVANRLRELLREVDIIARLGGDEFIIVASGAVSPDDASNIAVRLVESLSAPYTLQGKTIHSGTSVGVAMFPSDGLDAGTLMRHADTAMYAAKNQGRGNFQFFSAEMNAATHERLLLEGRLWQALEQHEFELYLQPQVDLATARIIGAEALLRWHHPELGMVGPDRFIPIAEESGLILPLGEWVLHEATARLAAWRGGDLAHLRLAVNLSARQCHGPGLLPLLDRLLGSQGIDPALLELEITESAAMQDPESSRVLLEQLRARGIKVAIDDFGTGYSSLSYLKLFEIDRIKIDRGFVKDIETDPDDAVIVAATIALAHSLGLAVVAEGVETEAQRDFLRSKQCEEAQGYLFAKPVPLAQFEAMVRTQAQDDVLPQLRHSRARGNP, from the coding sequence TTGGACCATCAGTCGGGAAACAACCCTTGGCGCCTGCTGTGCGCCAACCTGGCCCTGCTGGCCGCCTATGTGATCGCCGGGCGCCTGGGCCTGCTGCTGGCGCTGCCGCCGGCCTACGCCTCCCCCATCTTTTTGCCGGCCGGTATCGCCCTGGCCGCCTGCGCCGTCGGCGGCGCCCGGCTGTTGCCGGCGGTGGCGCTCGGCGCCCTGGCGGTCAACTTGCTGGTACTCCTGGTCAATCACATCCCCCTCACGCCGGCGCTGCTGGGGTGCGCCGTGGCCACCACCATCGGCGCCACCTTCCAGGCCTGGGCCGGCAGCACCGTGTTCCGCCACTGCATCGATCCGGCCATCGGTTCCGGGCGCGATGTGGCGCGCTTCGTTATGCTGGCCGTCGGCGTCACGTTCGTCAGCAGCACGGTGGCGCTGGCCGGCCACGTACTCGCGGGCCAGCTGCAGGACGACACCATCGTCGGCGACTGGCTGGCCTGGTGGATGGGCGACTCCATCGGCATCCTGCTGGCCGCGCCGCTGACCTGGATCGCCATCGGCCGCCCGCGCGCGCTGTGGTCGCGCCGGCGCCTGCTGGTCGGCCTGCCATTGCTGCTGTCCACCGCCGCCTTCATCGGCATCTACCTGCAAGCCGACCGCTGGGAGAACAACCAGCAAATGCAGACGTTCCGCCTCAAGGCGCAGCAGACCGGCGACCTGCTGCAAGCGCAGTTCAGCGAGCATGAACGCTTTGTTTTCGCCATGGCCAAGGCGCTCGACGATCCGCGCCGCACGCTGCACGCAGAAGAATTCAGCAACCTGGCGCACGGCTACCTGGACCAGCGCCCTGAACTGCTGTCGATGTCGTGGCTGGTGCCGTTGGCCGGCAGCGAACGCGCCGGTTTTGAGGCCTGGGCGCGCCAGCACATCGACCCCGGCTTCGAGATCCGCGAACCGACGCTGACCGGTTTCCCACGCAGGGCCGGCACGCGCGAAAAATATTTTGTGGCGACCTACATCGAACCGGCCGACGCACGCGCCTACCTGGGCCTGGACTTCCTGTCCGAAGACCAGCGCCGCACCACGCTAGAGCTGGCGATCCAGTCCGGCCAGCCCACGGCGGGTCCGCCTTTGCAGTTCGTGCGCAACCTGCCCGGTGCCGGCCTGGTGCTGCTGCAGACCGTGTATCCCGCCAGCGACCAGCGCAACGCCACCGGCGCCCTGCTGCTCACCATGCAGTTCGACACCCTGCTGGAACAGGCGCTCAGGCGCTCCGAGTTCGAGCATTTTCTGGTTCGCTTCATCGATGTGGGCGACACCAGTTCCAGCCGCATCCTGCGCGACACGCTGCCGGCAGGCGCCGGTGGCTCCGGTGGCAACGACTACCGCCGCCAGCTGAGCTTTGGCGGTCGTACCTACGAGCTGACCCTGGCGCCCACACCGGCCTACCAGATGCTCCAGCGCGGCTGGCAAAGCTGGACCGTGCTGACCGGCGGCCTGCTGCTCACCGGCCTCTTGGGTGTGCTGATGCTGCTGATCAGCGGCGAACGGGCGCGCATCCAGGCGCAGGTGACCGACAGCACCGCGCGCCTGCGCGAACGCGAGGCGCGGCTGCAGGCGATTTTGAACAAGGCCGCCGACGCCATCCTCACGGTCGATGGCGACGGCTGGCTCAAGTCGGCCAATTCCGCCGCCGGCCGCCTGTTCGGCTACTCGCCCGAGCAGATGATGCGCCTGCGGCTGGAGCGACTGGTGCCGGTCGGCGTGGGCGAGGCTGAAGGCCTGGACGCCGCCGGCATGCTGCGCATGATCGCGGGCGGCAGCACCCACGAGTACGAGCTGACGGGCTGGCGCAGCGACGGCAGCGAATTCCCGCTGGCCATTTCGGTGAGCGAGGTGGAGCTGCCCGACGAGCACCTGTTCGTGGCCATCCTGCACGACCTGACAGCCCAGCACCAGGCGCAGGAGCGCATCCACCGCCTGGCCCACAGCGACGCCCTCACGGGCCTCGACAACCGCCTGTCGCTCAACCTGCGCCTCGACCAGCTGCTTTCGCAAACGCGGCGCGGGCAAGGCACCGCTGCCGTGCTGTTCCTCGACCTGGACCACTTCAAGAAAATCAACGACACCCATGGCCACGCGGTGGGCGACCAGTTGCTGGTTGCGGTGGCCAACCGGCTGCGCGAACTGCTGCGCGAGGTGGACATCATCGCCCGCCTGGGCGGCGACGAATTCATCATCGTCGCGTCCGGCGCGGTGAGTCCGGACGACGCTTCCAACATCGCCGTGCGGCTGGTGGAGTCGCTGAGCGCCCCGTACACCTTGCAGGGCAAGACCATCCACAGCGGCACCAGCGTGGGCGTGGCGATGTTCCCGTCCGACGGCCTCGACGCCGGCACCCTGATGCGCCATGCCGACACCGCGATGTACGCGGCCAAAAACCAGGGGCGCGGCAATTTCCAGTTCTTCTCGGCCGAAATGAACGCTGCCACCCACGAGCGGCTGCTGCTCGAAGGCCGGCTGTGGCAGGCGCTCGAGCAGCACGAGTTCGAGCTGTATCTGCAGCCGCAGGTGGACCTGGCCACCGCGCGCATCATCGGCGCCGAAGCGCTGCTGCGCTGGCACCATCCCGAGCTGGGCATGGTGGGGCCCGACCGTTTCATTCCGATCGCCGAGGAGTCGGGATTGATCCTGCCGCTGGGCGAATGGGTGCTGCACGAAGCCACCGCGCGGCTGGCGGCATGGCGCGGCGGTGATCTGGCGCATTTGCGCCTGGCCGTCAACCTGTCGGCGCGCCAGTGCCACGGCCCCGGACTGCTGCCCCTGCTCGACCGCCTGCTGGGCAGCCAGGGCATCGACCCGGCGCTGCTGGAACTGGAGATCACCGAATCGGCGGCAATGCAGGACCCGGAAAGCAGCCGCGTGCTGCTCGAACAACTGCGCGCGCGCGGCATCAAGGTGGCGATCGACGACTTCGGCACCGGCTATTCGTCGCTCAGCTACCTGAAGCTGTTCGAGATCGACCGCATCAAGATCGACCGCGGCTTCGTGAAGGATATCGAGACCGATCCCGACGATGCGGTGATCGTGGCGGCCACCATCGCACTGGCCCATTCGCTGGGCCTGGCCGTGGTGGCCGAGGGCGTGGAAACCGAAGCCCAGCGCGACTTCCTGCGCTCCAAGCAGTGCGAGGAGGCGCAGGGCTATCTGTTTGCGAAGCCGGTGCCGCTGGCGCAGTTTGAGGCGATGGTGCGGACACAGGCGCAGGATGATGTTTTACCCCAGCTCCGTCATTCCCGCGCACGCGGGAATCCATAG
- a CDS encoding DUF3369 domain-containing protein has product MTDSHATEEDWLIEEDEELPPPAYGGPEQRQWRVLIVDDDVDVHAVTRLALRNVSFKGRELELFSAYSGREGFAILRDTPDIALVLLDVVMETDDAGLILARRIREELDNQIVRVVLRTGQPGQAPEQRVIIEYDINDYKAKTELTTQKLFTTVISSLRAYESLNMLERSRAGLGKILSGATNLYQIHSLREFASGVLNQVSAILDVGADGVLCLMQGGTGATSVVAATGGYATLADAEAMPLDHPLWPTIAKAFAEKKSQFDHPANVLFIHTLENREVAISVTPPWPLAQIQRDLLEVFCQRIAAAFDNLYMFGQLRKAQEATVVALADLAEFRDDTTGGHVRRVQQLSTALAERVAERGAYADEITPQLLEMIGLASILHDVGKVATPDAILLKPGPHTPEERVRMREHAGVGQAILERAANMVDGVSYLTYGAQIAGGHHEHFDGNGYPHGLKGRAIPIAARIVAVVDVFDSLLHERPYKEPWPHSEVMAYIHERAGAQFDPEVVAALFDLIERDPTIGQTPG; this is encoded by the coding sequence ATGACCGATTCCCACGCTACCGAGGAAGACTGGCTGATCGAGGAAGACGAGGAGCTTCCCCCGCCAGCCTACGGCGGCCCGGAACAGCGCCAGTGGCGCGTGCTGATCGTCGATGACGATGTCGATGTGCATGCGGTCACGCGCCTGGCGCTGCGCAATGTAAGCTTCAAGGGGCGTGAGCTGGAACTGTTTTCGGCCTACAGCGGCCGCGAAGGGTTTGCCATCCTGCGCGATACGCCCGACATCGCGCTGGTGCTGCTCGACGTGGTGATGGAAACCGACGATGCGGGCCTGATCCTGGCGCGCCGCATCCGCGAAGAACTCGACAACCAGATCGTGCGCGTGGTGCTGCGCACTGGCCAGCCGGGCCAGGCGCCCGAGCAGCGCGTGATCATCGAATACGACATCAACGATTACAAGGCCAAGACCGAGCTGACCACGCAAAAGCTGTTCACCACGGTGATCTCGTCGCTGCGCGCGTACGAGAGCCTCAATATGCTCGAACGCAGCCGCGCCGGGCTGGGCAAGATCCTCTCCGGCGCCACCAACCTGTACCAGATCCACTCGCTGCGCGAATTTGCTTCCGGGGTACTGAACCAGGTCAGCGCCATCCTCGACGTGGGCGCCGACGGCGTGCTGTGCCTGATGCAGGGCGGTACCGGCGCCACCAGCGTGGTGGCCGCCACCGGCGGTTACGCGACGCTGGCCGACGCCGAGGCCATGCCCCTCGACCACCCGTTATGGCCCACCATCGCCAAGGCTTTCGCCGAAAAGAAAAGCCAGTTCGACCATCCGGCCAACGTGCTGTTCATCCACACGCTGGAAAACCGCGAAGTCGCCATTTCCGTCACGCCGCCCTGGCCGCTGGCGCAGATCCAGCGCGACTTGCTCGAGGTGTTCTGCCAGCGCATTGCGGCCGCTTTCGACAACCTGTACATGTTCGGCCAGCTGCGCAAGGCGCAGGAAGCCACCGTGGTGGCGCTGGCCGACCTGGCCGAATTCCGCGACGACACCACGGGCGGCCACGTGCGCCGGGTGCAGCAGCTGTCCACGGCGCTGGCCGAGCGCGTGGCCGAGCGCGGCGCATATGCCGATGAAATCACGCCGCAGCTGCTGGAGATGATCGGCCTGGCCAGCATCCTGCACGACGTGGGCAAGGTGGCCACGCCCGACGCCATCCTGCTCAAGCCCGGCCCGCACACGCCCGAGGAACGGGTGCGCATGCGCGAGCACGCGGGCGTGGGACAGGCCATCCTCGAACGCGCGGCCAACATGGTCGATGGCGTGAGCTACCTCACCTACGGCGCCCAGATCGCCGGCGGCCACCACGAGCACTTCGACGGCAACGGCTACCCGCATGGCCTCAAGGGCCGCGCCATCCCGATCGCGGCCAGGATCGTGGCGGTGGTCGATGTCTTCGACTCGCTGCTGCACGAGCGCCCGTACAAGGAACCGTGGCCGCACAGCGAGGTGATGGCATATATCCACGAACGGGCGGGCGCGCAGTTCGATCCGGAGGTGGTGGCGGCGCTGTTTGACCTGATCGAGCGCGATCCCACCATCGGTCAGACGCCGGGGTAG
- a CDS encoding J domain-containing protein produces MGKVHTHYDNLKVSRMAPQEVIRAAYKALSQKYHPDKNPGDEKAARIMAIVNGAYTTLSDPQRRKEHDEWIAAEEWEVDWVESTRHEDHRGDKGRPDTEHWQPETVDRAPRKRKALARWKWGAALFGCLAVGWVGGAVTAEPHWLDKAWGGRTPPGISQARAAAPAASDAPPEPHDALAAADRAGLSDRPAGIKVVAMSQVVLPSGDCDNNDTGNHALPLLAPNGEPWPRQSGYLDGFSVGNRGDDMQLMLDNANNASAVFIKVYDVDRRANVRYAYVQAHDKYMVDQLANGKYEIRYQNLDSSASCPASGAPAPSRAADANPRPSALL; encoded by the coding sequence ATGGGCAAAGTACATACTCACTATGACAACCTGAAAGTGTCGCGCATGGCGCCGCAGGAGGTCATCCGTGCGGCCTACAAGGCACTCAGCCAGAAATATCACCCGGACAAGAACCCGGGCGATGAAAAAGCCGCGCGCATCATGGCCATCGTCAATGGCGCTTACACCACCTTGTCCGACCCCCAGCGCCGCAAGGAGCACGACGAGTGGATCGCGGCCGAGGAATGGGAAGTCGACTGGGTCGAAAGCACGCGCCACGAAGACCATCGCGGCGACAAGGGGCGCCCCGATACCGAGCACTGGCAGCCAGAGACGGTGGACCGCGCACCGCGCAAGCGTAAAGCGCTGGCACGCTGGAAGTGGGGCGCCGCGCTGTTCGGCTGCCTGGCGGTGGGCTGGGTGGGCGGCGCCGTCACGGCCGAGCCGCACTGGCTCGACAAGGCCTGGGGCGGCCGCACGCCGCCCGGCATTTCCCAGGCACGCGCTGCCGCGCCCGCCGCGTCCGATGCACCGCCCGAACCGCACGACGCCCTGGCCGCCGCCGACCGCGCCGGCCTGTCCGACCGCCCGGCCGGCATCAAGGTAGTCGCCATGTCGCAGGTGGTGCTGCCCAGCGGCGACTGCGACAACAACGACACCGGCAACCACGCGCTGCCGCTGCTCGCCCCCAACGGCGAACCGTGGCCGCGCCAGTCTGGCTATCTCGACGGCTTTTCGGTCGGCAACCGCGGCGACGACATGCAGCTCATGCTCGACAACGCCAATAACGCCTCGGCCGTGTTCATCAAGGTGTACGACGTGGACCGCCGCGCCAATGTGCGGTACGCATACGTGCAGGCGCACGACAAGTACATGGTCGATCAGCTGGCCAACGGCAAGTACGAAATCCGTTACCAGAACCTCGACAGCAGCGCGTCCTGCCCGGCGTCCGGCGCGCCTGCGCCAAGCCGTGCGGCCGACGCCAACCCGCGCCCGTCCGCGCTGCTCTGA
- a CDS encoding class I SAM-dependent methyltransferase, with amino-acid sequence MSLPEPSSDALAASHALQHLIAADIERNAGAISFARYMELALYAPGLGYYSGGSAKLGKDGDFTTAPELTPLFGATLARVAAAIIAQSAPYILEFGAGTGKLAFDILTELAAAGVHVERYSIVELSGELRARQQHTLRDFPQVQWLDTMPESFDGVVFGNEVLDAMPVHLVTKHPDGWRELQVTVANGRFDYLEAPIGADLLAQVQRQIAHHDALPAGYVTEVHGVACGFMASVSRMLLAGRANAAFLFDYGFPAHEFYLDLRATGTLMCHYRHHAHAEPFFHPGLQDITAHVDFTAMALAAQDAGIDILGYFNQAGFLLGAGIGELLLRTDPDNVIAYIPQSKAVHKLVSPAEMGELFKVLAIGNNVVLPETILAQDRSHRL; translated from the coding sequence ATGTCCCTACCCGAACCTTCTAGCGACGCGCTGGCCGCGTCCCACGCCCTGCAGCACCTGATCGCCGCCGACATCGAACGCAACGCAGGCGCCATTTCCTTTGCCCGCTACATGGAGCTGGCCCTGTACGCGCCCGGTCTGGGCTACTACAGCGGCGGCTCCGCCAAGCTGGGAAAAGATGGCGATTTCACCACTGCGCCCGAACTCACGCCGCTGTTCGGCGCGACCCTGGCGCGGGTGGCAGCCGCTATTATCGCCCAAAGCGCGCCGTACATCCTCGAATTCGGCGCCGGCACCGGCAAGCTGGCCTTCGATATCCTGACCGAACTGGCCGCCGCCGGCGTCCACGTCGAGCGCTACAGCATCGTCGAACTATCGGGCGAACTGCGCGCGCGCCAGCAGCACACGCTGCGCGATTTTCCGCAAGTGCAATGGCTCGACACCATGCCCGAGTCGTTTGACGGCGTGGTATTCGGCAACGAGGTGCTCGATGCGATGCCGGTGCACCTGGTCACCAAACATCCGGACGGCTGGCGCGAACTGCAAGTGACGGTCGCCAACGGCCGCTTTGACTACCTGGAAGCGCCGATCGGCGCCGACCTGCTGGCGCAGGTGCAGCGCCAGATCGCCCACCACGACGCGCTGCCGGCCGGTTATGTGACCGAGGTGCACGGCGTGGCCTGCGGCTTCATGGCCAGCGTCAGCCGCATGCTGCTGGCCGGCCGCGCCAACGCCGCCTTCCTGTTCGACTACGGTTTTCCGGCGCACGAGTTTTACCTCGACCTGCGCGCCACCGGCACCCTGATGTGCCATTACCGCCACCATGCCCACGCCGAACCGTTCTTTCACCCGGGCTTGCAGGACATCACCGCCCACGTCGATTTCACGGCCATGGCGCTGGCCGCGCAGGACGCCGGCATCGACATCCTCGGCTACTTCAACCAGGCCGGCTTTCTGCTGGGCGCCGGCATCGGCGAGTTGCTGCTGCGTACCGACCCGGACAACGTGATTGCCTACATTCCGCAGTCAAAAGCCGTGCACAAGCTGGTGTCGCCGGCGGAGATGGGCGAATTGTTCAAGGTGTTGGCAATCGGCAATAATGTAGTGCTGCCGGAAACCATCCTGGCGCAGGACCGCAGCCACCGGCTATGA
- a CDS encoding SDR family oxidoreductase: protein MTTLESPTAPVVLVTGAARRLGRAIALGLARAGWDVAVHYRDSATEAQQVAADIEALGRRAVTLRCDLAIEADVRMLLPQAIAALGPVRCVVNNASLFDYDSADDFTVARLDAHMHANVAAPILLAQALHAATPATAPAGQAVVINLLDQKLYNLNPDFLSYTLSKAALHTATTMLAQQLAPTVRVVGVAPGITMVSGDQTADGFANAHQQTPLGRSSTPDDIADSVVYAASARALTGTTLLVDGGQHLVPLPRDVMFVAK, encoded by the coding sequence ATGACAACCTTAGAATCGCCTACAGCTCCCGTCGTCCTCGTGACCGGCGCCGCCCGCCGCCTGGGCCGCGCCATCGCGCTCGGCCTGGCGCGCGCCGGCTGGGACGTGGCCGTGCACTACCGCGACTCCGCGACCGAAGCGCAGCAGGTGGCGGCCGACATCGAGGCGCTGGGCCGGCGCGCGGTCACGCTGCGCTGCGACCTGGCCATCGAGGCCGACGTGCGCATGCTGCTGCCGCAGGCGATTGCCGCGCTGGGCCCGGTGCGCTGCGTGGTCAACAACGCCTCGCTGTTCGACTACGACAGCGCTGACGATTTCACCGTGGCCCGGCTCGACGCCCACATGCACGCCAACGTGGCCGCACCGATCCTGCTGGCGCAGGCGCTGCACGCGGCCACGCCGGCGACCGCGCCGGCCGGCCAGGCCGTGGTGATCAACCTGCTGGACCAGAAACTGTACAATCTCAACCCCGACTTTTTGTCGTACACCCTGTCCAAGGCGGCGCTGCACACTGCCACCACCATGCTGGCGCAGCAACTGGCGCCCACGGTGCGGGTGGTGGGCGTGGCGCCCGGCATCACCATGGTGTCCGGCGACCAGACCGCCGACGGCTTTGCCAACGCCCACCAGCAAACGCCGCTGGGGCGTTCGAGCACGCCCGACGATATCGCCGACAGCGTGGTCTATGCGGCATCGGCGCGCGCGCTCACCGGCACCACCTTGCTCGTCGATGGCGGCCAGCACCTGGTGCCGCTGCCGCGCGACGTGATGTTCGTGGCCAAATAA
- a CDS encoding dihydroneopterin aldolase, translated as MLSSLMHPSLTDCRRLFLRNYEVMINIGVYEFEKKGEQRLLINVDLYIPLAESTPVNDQLEEVVDYDFIRDTIAKLMARGHVQLQESLCDDIVRAMLAHPRVRAANVSTMKPDVYPDCEGVGVEVFKTKESV; from the coding sequence ATGTTGTCCTCCCTGATGCACCCCAGTCTGACCGACTGCCGTCGCCTGTTCCTGCGCAATTACGAAGTGATGATCAACATCGGCGTGTACGAGTTCGAGAAAAAGGGCGAGCAGCGCCTCCTGATCAACGTCGACCTGTACATCCCGCTGGCGGAATCGACCCCGGTCAACGACCAGCTCGAAGAAGTGGTGGACTACGATTTCATCCGCGACACCATCGCCAAGCTGATGGCGCGCGGCCACGTGCAGTTGCAGGAAAGCCTGTGCGACGACATCGTGCGCGCCATGCTGGCCCACCCGCGCGTGCGCGCGGCCAATGTGTCCACCATGAAGCCGGACGTCTATCCGGACTGCGAAGGCGTGGGCGTGGAAGTCTTCAAGACCAAGGAGTCGGTATGA
- the ttcA gene encoding tRNA 2-thiocytidine(32) synthetase TtcA — MNAVMETLNAPLGKSAEKIAHENNKLHKRLCRLVGQAIGDFNMIEEGDKVMVCLSGGKDSYALLDILMTLRERAPINFEIVAVNLDQKQPNFPDHILPAYLEQLGIPYHIENQDTYSIVKRLIPEGKTTCSLCSRLRRGILYRVADELGATKIALGHHRDDILETFFLNMFFGGKLKGMPAKLMSDDGKHMVIRPLAYVKEEDTERYAEVKGFPIIPCDLCGSQENLQRKQIKAMMRDWEKKFPGRVESIFSSLSTVVPSHLMDRDLFGFADLKADGQANPLGDIAFDEEPCSTPTTGLGVISLQRED, encoded by the coding sequence ATGAACGCAGTGATGGAAACCCTGAACGCGCCGCTGGGCAAATCGGCCGAGAAGATCGCCCACGAGAACAACAAGCTGCACAAGCGCCTGTGCCGGCTGGTGGGCCAGGCCATCGGCGACTTCAACATGATCGAAGAAGGCGACAAGGTGATGGTGTGCCTGTCCGGCGGCAAGGACAGCTACGCCCTGCTCGACATCCTGATGACGCTGCGCGAGCGCGCGCCGATCAACTTCGAGATCGTGGCCGTCAACCTGGACCAGAAGCAGCCCAACTTCCCCGACCACATCCTGCCGGCGTACCTGGAACAACTGGGCATCCCGTACCACATCGAAAACCAGGACACCTACAGCATCGTCAAGCGCCTGATCCCCGAAGGTAAAACCACGTGCTCGCTGTGCTCGCGCCTGCGCCGCGGCATCCTGTACCGCGTGGCCGACGAACTGGGCGCCACCAAGATCGCACTGGGCCACCACCGCGACGACATCCTCGAGACCTTCTTCCTGAATATGTTCTTCGGCGGGAAACTGAAAGGCATGCCGGCCAAGCTGATGTCCGACGACGGCAAGCACATGGTGATCCGTCCGCTGGCCTACGTGAAAGAAGAAGACACCGAGCGCTATGCCGAAGTCAAAGGTTTCCCGATCATCCCGTGCGACCTGTGCGGCTCGCAGGAAAACCTGCAGCGCAAGCAGATCAAGGCCATGATGCGCGACTGGGAAAAGAAATTCCCGGGCCGCGTGGAGAGCATCTTCTCGTCGCTCTCCACGGTGGTGCCGTCGCACCTGATGGACCGCGACCTGTTCGGCTTTGCCGACCTGAAGGCGGACGGCCAGGCCAATCCGCTCGGCGATATCGCGTTTGACGAAGAACCGTGTTCGACGCCCACTACGGGGCTCGGTGTGATTTCCTTGCAGCGCGAGGACTAG
- a CDS encoding M14 family zinc carboxypeptidase, with protein MIRFAVSLALATLAASASAAPSASPSPLTTVSERSGFQSTGRYAEVVDLCARFQKAYPKQVRCFEFGRTPENRPMLALAVTRTGALTADQAKKKGVPVLLIQGGIHAGEIDGKDAGFLALREVLENRAAPGALEKQVLLFVPVFNVDGHERFGRYNRPNQRGPVEMGWRTTAQNYNLNRDYVKADTTEMQAMLALVNAWDPLAYVDLHVTDGAKFQPDISIQVEPVHGGDAPLREAGSALQQGVLADLKAQGSDPKPYYISFAKEDDPMSGFVDSMPTPRFSHGYFVMRNRFGVLVETHSWKDYPTRVRITRNTIVSLLSQVGQHGKEWAKTAQEADARAAAMGGADFTLTYRTTFNAKTIDFPGYAYTRGHSEISGALMTQYDETKPQVWTVPLRDEIVPELKVAAPQGGYLVPLAEAARVAAKLKQHGITYKLLGADEMSAEVETFRATKTTFGAKSFEGHQALAVEGEWARERRALSKGALFVPIAQPKARLVMTMLEPRGPDSLLAWGAFNNWFERKEYMEDYVAEDVAREQLETSPALREEFRKKLDTDADFNKSPQARLEFFARRHSSWDERYNLYPVMRTAMKY; from the coding sequence ATGATCCGTTTCGCCGTATCGCTCGCCCTTGCCACGCTGGCCGCCAGTGCCAGCGCAGCCCCTTCCGCATCGCCATCGCCACTGACCACCGTCTCCGAACGCTCGGGCTTCCAGAGCACCGGCCGTTACGCCGAGGTGGTGGACCTGTGCGCGCGCTTTCAAAAAGCGTACCCGAAGCAGGTGCGTTGCTTCGAGTTTGGCCGCACGCCGGAAAACCGGCCGATGCTGGCGCTGGCCGTCACCCGCACCGGCGCCCTGACCGCCGACCAGGCGAAGAAAAAAGGCGTGCCGGTGCTGCTGATCCAGGGCGGCATCCACGCCGGTGAAATCGACGGCAAGGACGCCGGCTTCCTGGCCCTGCGCGAGGTGCTGGAAAACCGCGCCGCGCCCGGCGCGCTGGAAAAGCAGGTGCTGCTGTTCGTCCCCGTGTTCAACGTCGATGGCCACGAGCGCTTCGGCCGCTACAACCGCCCCAACCAGCGCGGCCCGGTGGAGATGGGCTGGCGCACCACGGCGCAGAACTACAACCTCAATCGCGATTACGTCAAAGCCGACACCACCGAGATGCAGGCCATGCTGGCGCTGGTCAACGCCTGGGATCCGCTGGCGTACGTCGATCTGCACGTGACCGACGGCGCCAAGTTCCAGCCCGATATCTCGATCCAGGTGGAACCGGTGCACGGCGGCGACGCGCCGCTGCGCGAAGCCGGCAGCGCGCTGCAACAAGGGGTGCTGGCCGATCTGAAGGCGCAGGGTTCCGATCCCAAGCCGTATTACATCTCGTTTGCCAAGGAAGACGACCCGATGTCGGGTTTTGTCGACAGCATGCCCACGCCGCGCTTCTCTCACGGCTACTTCGTCATGCGCAACCGTTTCGGCGTACTGGTGGAAACCCACTCGTGGAAGGACTACCCGACCCGCGTGCGCATCACCCGCAACACCATCGTCTCGCTGTTGTCGCAGGTGGGGCAGCATGGCAAGGAATGGGCCAAGACCGCGCAGGAAGCCGACGCCCGCGCCGCCGCCATGGGTGGCGCCGACTTTACGCTCACGTACCGCACCACCTTCAACGCCAAGACCATCGACTTCCCCGGCTACGCCTACACGCGCGGCCACTCGGAGATCTCCGGAGCCTTGATGACGCAGTACGATGAAACCAAACCGCAGGTGTGGACCGTGCCGCTGCGCGACGAAATCGTGCCGGAGCTGAAAGTGGCGGCGCCGCAGGGGGGCTACCTGGTGCCGCTGGCCGAAGCGGCGCGCGTGGCCGCCAAACTCAAGCAGCACGGCATCACCTACAAGCTGCTGGGTGCCGACGAGATGTCAGCCGAAGTGGAAACCTTCCGCGCCACCAAGACCACGTTCGGCGCCAAGTCGTTCGAGGGCCACCAGGCGCTGGCGGTGGAAGGCGAGTGGGCGCGCGAGCGCCGCGCCTTGTCCAAGGGCGCGCTGTTCGTGCCGATTGCGCAGCCGAAGGCGCGCCTGGTGATGACCATGCTCGAGCCGCGCGGTCCCGATTCGCTGCTGGCCTGGGGCGCGTTCAACAACTGGTTCGAGCGCAAGGAGTACATGGAGGACTACGTGGCGGAAGACGTGGCGCGCGAGCAGCTGGAAACCAGCCCTGCGCTGCGCGAAGAATTCCGCAAGAAGCTCGACACCGATGCGGACTTCAACAAGAGCCCGCAGGCGCGGCTGGAATTCTTCGCGCGCCGCCATTCGTCGTGGGATGAGCGCTACAACCTCTACCCGGTGATGCGCACGGCGATGAAGTACTAG